The proteins below come from a single Cylindrospermopsis raciborskii Cr2010 genomic window:
- the murJ gene encoding murein biosynthesis integral membrane protein MurJ, with amino-acid sequence MTEQPQKQKSSRSFAGIAGIVAAATLISKIFGLIRQQAIAAAFGVGAAATAYSYAYIIPGFLLILLGGVNGPLHSALVSVLAKRKREEAPPIVETVTTLVSGLLLVVTVAQIFLAEPLIDLVGYGLDVKTREIAVRQLQIMSPMALFSGLIGLGFGTLNAANQYWLLSISPLLSSITVVIGIGILALEYGKQIIQPEFAFMGGMVLAWGTLIGAILQWSVQLIFQWRLGLGKLKLRFDFKSPAVQEVIKIMIPATISSGMMPINVATDLFFASPIKGAAAAFNYANLLVQTPLGIISNIILLPLLPMFAKLAEPQSWPDLKLRIRQGIILTAVTMLPLGGLMIGLSTPIVQVVYQRGAFNQEATELVASLLIAYGIGMFVYLGRDVLVRVFYALGDGQTPFKISTFNIFLNAVLDFVLVKPFGAPGLVLATVGVNCSSMLMLLWLLNRKLNGLPLREWTWPILGLTFGSVVAGVSSYQTFVTCQLLIPSQNLVVLILELSVTAIVGIAIFAMIVGTMKIPEVNSFVTKMKQKFLRISR; translated from the coding sequence GTGACTGAACAACCACAGAAGCAGAAATCATCCCGTTCCTTTGCTGGTATTGCTGGTATAGTTGCTGCTGCAACTTTAATTAGTAAAATATTCGGGTTAATTAGACAACAAGCTATAGCAGCTGCTTTTGGTGTTGGTGCTGCTGCTACTGCTTATAGTTACGCTTATATTATTCCTGGATTTTTATTGATTTTACTTGGTGGAGTAAACGGTCCTCTACATAGTGCCCTTGTCAGCGTCTTAGCCAAACGTAAACGAGAAGAAGCGCCTCCTATTGTAGAAACAGTAACAACCCTAGTTAGCGGATTATTATTAGTAGTAACAGTCGCTCAAATTTTTTTAGCGGAACCCTTAATTGATCTGGTTGGTTATGGATTAGATGTAAAAACCAGAGAAATTGCTGTTCGTCAGCTACAAATCATGTCACCAATGGCCTTATTTTCTGGTTTAATTGGTCTTGGTTTTGGCACCCTCAATGCAGCAAACCAATATTGGCTATTATCAATTAGTCCCCTGTTATCCAGTATTACAGTAGTTATTGGTATTGGTATTTTAGCGTTAGAATATGGTAAACAAATAATTCAGCCAGAATTTGCATTTATGGGAGGGATGGTATTAGCTTGGGGAACCTTAATCGGAGCAATTTTACAATGGTCCGTACAATTAATTTTTCAGTGGAGGTTAGGTTTAGGAAAATTAAAACTGAGGTTTGATTTTAAATCTCCTGCAGTTCAAGAAGTAATTAAAATAATGATTCCTGCTACTATTTCTTCTGGTATGATGCCAATTAATGTAGCAACTGATTTATTTTTTGCAAGTCCCATCAAAGGTGCAGCAGCAGCTTTCAATTACGCTAATTTACTAGTTCAAACACCACTAGGAATTATTTCTAATATTATTTTACTTCCCCTATTACCAATGTTCGCCAAATTAGCTGAACCGCAATCTTGGCCAGATCTAAAATTACGCATTCGTCAGGGGATTATATTAACTGCTGTGACCATGCTACCTTTAGGTGGTTTAATGATAGGTTTATCTACACCCATTGTTCAGGTAGTCTATCAACGGGGTGCATTTAATCAAGAAGCTACCGAGTTAGTTGCTTCCCTATTAATAGCCTATGGCATAGGAATGTTTGTCTACTTGGGGAGAGATGTTTTAGTGAGGGTATTTTACGCTTTAGGTGACGGACAAACTCCATTCAAAATCAGTACGTTTAATATTTTTCTGAATGCAGTTTTGGATTTTGTCCTCGTGAAACCTTTTGGCGCTCCTGGTTTGGTTTTAGCCACAGTGGGTGTTAATTGTAGTTCTATGTTAATGTTATTGTGGTTGTTAAACCGTAAACTCAATGGTTTACCCCTGAGAGAATGGACTTGGCCAATTTTGGGTTTAACTTTTGGCAGTGTGGTTGCTGGTGTTAGTAGCTATCAAACCTTTGTTACTTGTCAACTGCTAATACCCAGCCAAAATTTAGTAGTTTTGATTCTTGAATTGTCCGTTACTGCTATTGTGGGAATTGCTATATTTGCCATGATTGTGGGGACAATGAAAATACCAGAAGTCAATAGTTTTGTCACCAAAATGAAACAGAAATTTTTGAGGATATCCAGATGA
- a CDS encoding serine/threonine-protein kinase, with product MGTHSIDQASIQPLVTIIHQELLPQLVVESVHPHNPAVVHHLPPPWELIGTGNYAAVVCHPDFPDVVVKIYAPGRPGFDEELEVYNRIGSHPAYSQCFYAYNGLLVLKRLFGVTLYDCLNRGLRIPVRVIKDIDRALDYARSRGLFPHDVHGKNVMMFEGRGLVVDISDFLHEDKCSKWEDLKKAYYLIYLPIFYPFKLRVPYSLLNQVRQSYRFISSFSGKILQFLKKLIGQKF from the coding sequence ATGGGTACACATTCTATAGATCAAGCAAGTATTCAACCATTAGTTACCATCATTCATCAAGAACTATTACCCCAGTTAGTGGTGGAAAGTGTGCACCCCCATAATCCAGCAGTGGTTCACCATCTACCACCTCCCTGGGAGCTAATAGGTACGGGTAACTATGCAGCAGTGGTTTGTCATCCTGATTTTCCCGATGTGGTGGTCAAGATTTACGCTCCTGGTCGTCCTGGATTTGATGAGGAATTAGAAGTTTACAATCGCATAGGCTCTCATCCAGCCTATTCGCAATGCTTTTATGCCTACAATGGTCTATTAGTTCTAAAAAGATTATTTGGTGTAACCCTCTATGATTGTCTGAATCGTGGATTACGCATTCCTGTTAGGGTAATTAAAGATATTGATCGAGCGTTGGATTATGCACGTAGTCGAGGTCTATTTCCCCACGATGTTCATGGTAAAAATGTCATGATGTTTGAGGGGAGAGGTTTAGTGGTAGACATTTCTGATTTTCTCCATGAGGATAAATGTTCCAAATGGGAGGATTTAAAAAAGGCTTATTATTTGATATACTTACCAATTTTTTATCCTTTTAAGTTACGAGTACCCTATTCCTTACTCAACCAGGTTCGTCAGTCCTATCGTTTTATTAGTTCCTTTTCCGGTAAGATTTTGCAATTTTTGAAAAAACTGATTGGTCAAAAATTTTAA
- a CDS encoding cytochrome c biogenesis protein: MTLDSSSPEFNLVSLPIRFIRKEILPVLTDLKLAIVLLLVIAVFSVSGTVIEQGQTPAFYQANYPEHPALFGFLSWKVIQVVGLDHVYRTWWFLSLLVLFGVSLTACTFTRQLPALKTAQKWQYYDEPRKFNKLALSAELNNVNLNSITALLKKSQYQIFQQEESNHLLYARKGIIGKMGPIVVHIGIVMILLGGIWGAMTGFMAQEMITSGDTFQVKNIIDAGAWSSQDVLKNWSVKVNRFWIDYTPKGGIDQFYSDLSVLNYQGEEVNHENIYVNKPLRYHGVVFYQTDWGIAAVKVKINNSPIFQLPMALLNTNGQGRLWGTWIPTKPDLSAGVSLLAKDLQGMVLIYDNEGKLVNTVRAGMSIPVNGVNLKILDVVGSTGLQIKYDPGIPIVYTGFALLMLGVVMSYFSHSQIWALQHGDVLYVGGKTNRAQVTFEREVLGILDQVAQTAKK, translated from the coding sequence ATGACACTCGATTCTTCATCTCCAGAATTTAACTTAGTTTCCCTTCCGATTCGTTTTATAAGAAAGGAAATTTTACCCGTACTTACCGATTTGAAATTAGCAATTGTTTTATTATTAGTCATTGCTGTTTTTAGTGTTAGTGGCACCGTAATCGAACAGGGACAAACTCCTGCTTTTTATCAGGCCAATTATCCTGAACATCCAGCTTTATTTGGTTTTCTCAGTTGGAAGGTGATTCAGGTGGTAGGGTTAGATCATGTTTATCGCACTTGGTGGTTTTTGTCCTTACTGGTCCTATTTGGTGTGAGTTTAACAGCGTGTACCTTCACACGACAACTACCAGCTTTAAAAACCGCTCAAAAGTGGCAATATTATGACGAGCCAAGAAAGTTTAATAAACTAGCTCTTAGTGCTGAATTAAATAATGTTAACTTAAATTCCATCACTGCCCTATTAAAGAAAAGCCAATATCAAATTTTCCAGCAAGAGGAAAGCAATCATCTACTTTATGCTCGTAAGGGGATAATTGGTAAGATGGGTCCTATTGTTGTACATATTGGAATTGTGATGATATTGCTAGGAGGAATATGGGGCGCAATGACGGGCTTTATGGCCCAGGAAATGATTACCTCCGGTGACACCTTCCAGGTGAAAAATATCATTGATGCGGGAGCTTGGTCTTCTCAGGATGTGTTAAAAAACTGGTCTGTTAAAGTTAACAGATTTTGGATTGATTATACTCCCAAAGGGGGAATTGACCAATTTTACTCCGATCTATCAGTTTTAAATTACCAAGGTGAAGAAGTTAACCATGAAAATATTTATGTTAATAAACCATTACGCTATCATGGTGTAGTCTTCTATCAAACAGATTGGGGAATTGCTGCGGTTAAAGTCAAAATTAATAACAGTCCTATTTTTCAATTACCCATGGCATTACTAAATACTAATGGCCAAGGTAGATTATGGGGAACCTGGATACCAACCAAACCAGATTTAAGTGCGGGAGTTTCCCTGTTAGCAAAAGATCTACAAGGTATGGTCTTAATCTATGATAACGAAGGAAAATTAGTAAATACCGTGCGCGCAGGAATGTCCATACCTGTTAACGGGGTGAATTTAAAAATTCTTGATGTTGTCGGTAGCACGGGTTTACAAATTAAATATGATCCAGGAATTCCTATTGTGTATACAGGTTTTGCCCTATTAATGCTAGGAGTGGTCATGAGTTATTTTTCTCATTCTCAAATTTGGGCCTTACAACATGGTGATGTCTTATACGTGGGTGGAAAAACTAACCGGGCCCAAGTTACCTTTGAGAGAGAAGTATTAGGAATCTTAGACCAGGTTGCTCAAACAGCAAAGAAATAA
- a CDS encoding cytochrome c biogenesis protein CcdA has product MLENLQTQIYHLEQFANILVTQQLSHLTIISIAIIFLAGLLTSLTPCMLSMLPITIGYIGGYEAKSRLQAAAQSTWFALGLATTLAGLGILAGLVGKIYGQVGMGLPIIVSILAIIMGLNLLEALPLQFPSWGETNWISNDMPSGVRSYCIGLTFGLVASPCSTPVLASLLGWVANSQDFLLGAFLLLAYTAGYVTPLILAGTFTATIKKLLEFRRWSGWINPVSGVLLVGFGVFSLLSRLPIGIY; this is encoded by the coding sequence ATGCTGGAGAACCTGCAAACCCAAATTTATCATCTGGAACAATTCGCTAACATCCTAGTTACCCAACAACTAAGTCATCTAACAATCATTAGTATTGCCATCATCTTTCTTGCTGGCTTGTTAACGAGTTTGACTCCTTGTATGTTATCTATGCTGCCAATTACCATTGGTTATATTGGAGGATATGAAGCTAAAAGCCGATTACAAGCCGCTGCACAATCTACCTGGTTTGCATTAGGACTAGCAACCACATTAGCGGGTTTAGGGATCCTAGCTGGTTTAGTAGGAAAGATTTATGGTCAGGTAGGAATGGGACTACCAATCATTGTGAGTATTTTGGCGATTATTATGGGTTTAAACCTATTAGAAGCTCTACCCTTACAATTTCCATCCTGGGGTGAAACCAATTGGATATCAAATGACATGCCATCTGGGGTTCGCTCCTATTGTATTGGATTAACCTTCGGGTTAGTTGCTTCACCCTGTAGCACCCCTGTACTAGCCAGTTTATTAGGTTGGGTTGCCAACAGTCAAGATTTCTTATTAGGGGCATTTTTGCTACTAGCATATACAGCTGGATATGTAACACCATTAATTTTAGCAGGTACCTTTACTGCGACCATTAAAAAACTGCTGGAATTCCGTCGGTGGTCGGGTTGGATAAACCCGGTTAGTGGTGTATTATTAGTAGGTTTTGGAGTTTTTTCCTTGCTTTCTCGATTACCTATTGGTATTTATTAG
- the nifJ gene encoding pyruvate:ferredoxin (flavodoxin) oxidoreductase gives MTKSFAAIDGNEAVARVAYKLNEVIAIYPITPSSNMGEWTDGWMAENKPNLWGTVPQVTQMQSEGGAAAAVHGALQTGSLSTTFTASQGLLLMIPNLFKIAGELTSFVLHVSARSLATHALSIFGDHSDVMAARTTGFALLCSTSVQESHDFALIAQVATLQARVPFLHFFDGFRTSHEVQKIELLSDEVLREFLPIDLVLSHRQRCLTPDQPVLRGTAQNPDVYFQSREGANPYYQTCPEIVERIMNRFAQKTGRHYKLYEYHGHPQAQQVIVLMGSGCETVHETVDYLNQQGEKLGVVKVRLFQPFDVGRFIEALPNSVKSIAVLDRTKEPGTVGEPLYLQVVTAIHEGWKKSSFPKIVGGRYGLSSKEFTPAMVKAVFENLTQPKPKNHFTIGIKDDVTFTSLSFDPSFSTEPDTVVRAMFYGLGSDGTVGANKNSIKIIAEGTENNAQAYFVYDSKKSGSMTVSHLRFGMDKIRSTYLINQANFIGCHHWGFLENIDILKNAAPGGVFLLNSPYQPEEVWQYLPRKVQRQILDKHLKVYAINANLVAKNSGMGRRINTIMQVCFFQLAGILPEVEAIAKIKHSIEKTYAKKGNDVVKMNLQAVDNTLANLHQVLVPTVGIVDDNPVNYQSSMGKPEFIQGVLNKIMVWEGNDLPVSALPADGTFPTGTAKWEKRNIAEEIPVWDENVCVQCGKCVMVCPHATIRAKTYAPHQLLNAPATFKSTDAKDKSFAGQKFTIQIAPEDCTGCSLCVNICPAKNKAEPTKKALNMHPQIPLRALEKENWEFFLNLPNPDRRKLKLNQIRQQQLQEPLFEFSGACAGCGETPYLKLLTQLFGDRALIANATGCSSIYGGNLPTTPWTKNQEGRGPAWSNSLFEDNAEFGFGYRLSIDKQTEFAVELLQNLRGHIGDRLVNDIVRNSQKTEVDIWEQRENVSHLKQRLSEILAQTQEENLGVKIQNLQSLADFLVKKSVWIVGGDGWAYDIDFHGIDHILASGKNVNILVMDTEVYSNTGGQSSKATPTAAVAKFAASGKPAGKKDLGLMAMTYNNVYVASVALGARDEQTLKAFLEAEAFDGPSLIIAYSHCIAHGIDMTNGLQQQKALVESGRWLLYRYNPTLQKEGKNPLQLDMKAPSELVEKSMYQENRFKILMKSKPEIAQQLLIQAQQEVNTRWGVYQYLANK, from the coding sequence ATGACTAAATCATTTGCTGCAATTGATGGTAATGAAGCAGTAGCACGGGTGGCATATAAGTTAAATGAGGTGATTGCTATTTATCCAATTACTCCATCATCAAATATGGGTGAATGGACTGATGGCTGGATGGCAGAAAATAAACCCAATTTATGGGGGACAGTTCCCCAGGTGACTCAAATGCAAAGTGAAGGTGGTGCAGCTGCTGCTGTACATGGTGCCTTACAAACAGGGTCTTTAAGTACAACTTTTACTGCTTCCCAGGGTTTATTATTAATGATTCCCAATTTGTTTAAAATTGCAGGGGAATTAACTAGTTTTGTTCTTCATGTTTCTGCTCGTTCTTTGGCTACCCATGCTCTATCCATTTTTGGAGATCATAGTGATGTCATGGCAGCTAGAACTACTGGTTTTGCCTTACTTTGTTCAACTTCTGTACAAGAAAGCCATGATTTTGCTCTGATTGCTCAGGTGGCAACTTTACAAGCTAGAGTTCCCTTTTTACATTTCTTTGATGGGTTTAGAACTTCCCATGAGGTGCAAAAAATTGAGTTGTTATCTGATGAAGTTTTACGAGAATTCCTACCTATAGATTTAGTATTATCCCATCGTCAAAGGTGTTTAACTCCCGACCAACCAGTGTTAAGAGGTACAGCACAAAATCCAGATGTTTATTTTCAGTCCCGTGAAGGTGCTAATCCCTATTATCAAACCTGTCCAGAAATTGTGGAGAGGATTATGAATAGGTTTGCCCAAAAGACGGGGAGACATTACAAACTATATGAATATCACGGTCATCCTCAAGCCCAACAAGTAATTGTTCTCATGGGTTCTGGTTGCGAAACGGTTCATGAAACTGTTGATTATCTCAATCAACAAGGAGAAAAATTAGGTGTTGTCAAAGTCCGACTTTTTCAACCTTTTGATGTGGGAAGATTTATTGAAGCTCTACCCAATAGTGTAAAATCCATTGCTGTTTTGGATAGAACCAAAGAACCAGGAACTGTAGGAGAGCCTTTATATTTACAGGTAGTTACTGCTATTCATGAAGGGTGGAAAAAATCCTCATTCCCTAAAATTGTTGGCGGAAGATATGGCTTATCTTCTAAAGAATTTACTCCAGCAATGGTCAAGGCAGTTTTTGAAAACCTGACTCAGCCCAAACCCAAAAATCATTTTACCATCGGGATTAAGGATGATGTGACTTTCACTTCCCTCAGTTTTGATCCTAGTTTTTCTACTGAACCAGATACTGTGGTGCGGGCCATGTTTTATGGTTTGGGTTCCGATGGCACAGTTGGTGCTAATAAAAACTCTATCAAAATTATTGCCGAGGGGACAGAAAATAATGCTCAGGCTTATTTTGTGTATGACTCTAAAAAATCTGGTTCTATGACCGTTTCTCATTTACGTTTTGGCATGGACAAAATTCGCTCTACCTATCTCATTAATCAAGCCAATTTTATTGGTTGTCATCATTGGGGGTTTCTGGAGAATATTGATATCCTAAAAAATGCTGCTCCTGGTGGAGTGTTTTTACTCAATAGTCCCTATCAACCAGAGGAGGTTTGGCAATATTTACCTAGGAAAGTGCAACGGCAAATTCTTGACAAACACCTGAAAGTTTATGCTATTAATGCCAATCTAGTGGCTAAAAACAGTGGTATGGGAAGAAGGATTAATACTATTATGCAGGTGTGCTTCTTTCAATTGGCGGGGATATTACCAGAAGTGGAAGCTATTGCCAAAATTAAACATTCCATTGAAAAAACCTACGCCAAAAAAGGTAATGATGTGGTGAAGATGAATTTGCAAGCGGTTGATAACACCCTAGCAAATCTTCATCAGGTGTTAGTTCCTACAGTAGGAATTGTTGATGATAACCCGGTGAATTACCAATCATCCATGGGTAAACCTGAATTTATCCAGGGGGTTCTGAACAAAATCATGGTGTGGGAAGGGAATGATCTACCTGTGAGTGCTTTACCTGCTGACGGAACTTTCCCCACCGGTACCGCAAAGTGGGAAAAACGTAATATCGCGGAGGAAATTCCCGTTTGGGATGAAAATGTTTGTGTCCAGTGCGGGAAGTGTGTCATGGTTTGTCCCCATGCTACCATTCGTGCCAAAACTTATGCACCACACCAATTGCTAAATGCACCAGCAACTTTCAAGTCCACGGATGCTAAAGATAAAAGTTTTGCTGGGCAAAAATTTACTATTCAAATTGCACCTGAAGACTGTACAGGTTGTAGTTTATGTGTGAATATTTGTCCTGCTAAAAATAAAGCAGAACCCACAAAAAAGGCTTTGAATATGCACCCTCAAATACCTTTGAGAGCGCTGGAAAAAGAAAATTGGGAATTCTTTTTGAATTTACCCAATCCTGACCGCAGAAAGTTGAAATTAAATCAAATTCGTCAACAACAATTGCAAGAACCATTATTTGAATTCTCCGGAGCTTGTGCAGGATGCGGAGAAACTCCATATTTGAAATTACTCACCCAATTATTTGGAGACCGCGCCCTCATTGCTAATGCTACCGGTTGCTCTTCTATTTATGGCGGTAATCTCCCAACTACTCCATGGACTAAAAACCAAGAAGGTCGAGGTCCTGCATGGTCTAATAGTTTATTTGAAGATAATGCGGAGTTTGGTTTTGGCTATCGCCTATCTATAGATAAACAGACAGAATTTGCAGTGGAACTATTGCAAAATTTACGTGGTCACATAGGCGATCGCCTGGTTAATGACATAGTGCGAAACAGTCAAAAAACAGAGGTAGATATTTGGGAGCAAAGGGAAAATGTGTCCCATCTCAAACAGAGATTGAGTGAAATTCTAGCACAAACCCAGGAAGAAAACCTGGGAGTAAAAATCCAGAATTTGCAATCTTTAGCTGATTTTTTGGTCAAAAAGAGTGTGTGGATAGTAGGAGGCGATGGATGGGCTTATGATATTGATTTTCATGGCATTGACCATATTTTAGCCAGTGGTAAAAATGTGAATATTTTAGTCATGGATACGGAAGTTTATTCCAACACGGGGGGTCAATCTTCCAAAGCTACTCCCACTGCTGCGGTGGCAAAATTTGCTGCTAGTGGTAAACCAGCAGGAAAGAAAGATTTGGGTTTAATGGCCATGACATATAATAATGTTTATGTTGCTAGTGTTGCTTTAGGTGCTAGGGATGAGCAAACATTAAAAGCCTTTTTAGAAGCAGAAGCTTTTGATGGTCCATCCCTAATAATTGCCTATAGTCATTGTATTGCTCACGGGATAGATATGACCAATGGTTTACAACAGCAAAAAGCCTTAGTTGAGTCTGGTAGATGGTTGTTATATCGCTATAATCCCACATTACAAAAGGAGGGAAAAAACCCCCTACAATTAGATATGAAAGCTCCCAGCGAACTGGTAGAGAAATCCATGTATCAGGAGAATCGGTTTAAGATCTTAATGAAGAGTAAACCGGAAATTGCCCAACAATTGTTGATACAAGCTCAACAGGAAGTTAATACCAGATGGGGTGTATACCAATATTTGGCTAATAAATAA
- the infC gene encoding translation initiation factor IF-3: MPVIEKKRTRDLPQINERIRFPKIRVIDSEGAQLGIMAPLEALRLAEEKELDLVLLSDKADPPVCRIMDYGKYKFEQEKKAREARKKQHTADVKEVKMRYKIEEHDYNVRVKQAERFLKDGDKVKATVMFRGREIQHSDLAETLLNRMATDLEPFGEVQQAPKKEGRNMMMLISPKK; the protein is encoded by the coding sequence ATGCCTGTGATTGAGAAAAAAAGAACTCGCGATCTCCCCCAAATTAACGAACGTATTCGTTTCCCAAAAATTCGAGTCATTGACAGTGAAGGTGCCCAATTGGGTATCATGGCACCATTAGAAGCTCTGCGACTAGCAGAAGAAAAAGAGCTAGACCTGGTCTTGCTCAGTGATAAAGCAGACCCACCGGTTTGTCGAATCATGGACTACGGGAAATATAAGTTTGAGCAAGAAAAAAAGGCGCGGGAAGCCCGGAAAAAGCAGCACACGGCTGATGTTAAGGAAGTAAAAATGCGCTACAAAATAGAGGAGCACGACTATAATGTGCGTGTGAAGCAGGCGGAACGCTTTCTTAAAGATGGGGACAAGGTTAAAGCCACTGTAATGTTCCGGGGTCGAGAAATTCAGCACAGTGATTTAGCGGAGACCTTACTAAATCGTATGGCTACAGACCTAGAACCCTTTGGTGAGGTTCAACAAGCTCCTAAAAAAGAAGGGAGAAATATGATGATGCTCATTTCTCCTAAAAAATAA
- a CDS encoding orange carotenoid-binding protein produces the protein MAITIDSARGIFPQTLSADAVPATIARFKQLSAEDQLAWIWFAYLEMGKTVTIAAPGAASMQFAEPTLNQIRQMSFPEQTQAMCDLANNADTPICRTYAAWSPNIKLGFWNQLGEWMEQGIVAPIPAGYQLSANAAAVLQALREMDQGQQITTLRSTVVDMGFDPNKLGDYTRVSEPVVVPTEMSKRTQVTIEGLTNSTVLSYVNNLNANDFSALIDLFAPDGALQPPFQKPIVGRDAILRFFNEECQNLTLVPERGVSEPVEDGYTQIKVTGKVQTPWFGSSVGMNIAWRFLLNPQGKIFFVAIDLLASPKELLNLMR, from the coding sequence ATGGCAATTACAATTGACTCGGCTCGTGGGATTTTTCCACAAACTCTTTCCGCTGATGCAGTACCAGCTACAATCGCCCGATTTAAGCAGCTCAGTGCAGAAGATCAACTAGCATGGATTTGGTTTGCCTATCTTGAAATGGGCAAGACCGTTACAATTGCCGCACCAGGAGCTGCTAGCATGCAGTTCGCAGAACCTACGTTGAATCAAATTCGTCAAATGTCTTTTCCTGAACAAACACAGGCTATGTGTGACTTGGCGAATAATGCCGATACCCCAATTTGCCGCACCTACGCAGCATGGTCTCCTAATATCAAGCTAGGATTTTGGAATCAACTGGGTGAGTGGATGGAACAGGGTATTGTTGCTCCGATCCCAGCGGGATACCAACTTTCTGCTAATGCAGCAGCAGTGTTACAAGCACTGAGGGAAATGGACCAGGGACAGCAAATTACAACCTTACGCAGTACTGTAGTGGATATGGGATTTGACCCAAACAAGTTGGGTGATTATACCAGAGTATCTGAACCTGTTGTTGTTCCTACGGAAATGTCAAAGCGGACTCAAGTTACCATTGAAGGGCTAACTAACTCAACAGTGCTAAGCTACGTAAATAATTTGAATGCTAATGACTTCAGTGCCTTAATCGATCTGTTTGCTCCTGACGGTGCCCTCCAACCCCCTTTTCAAAAACCTATAGTTGGCAGAGATGCCATTCTGAGATTTTTCAATGAGGAATGTCAAAATCTGACACTGGTTCCAGAAAGAGGAGTTTCTGAACCTGTAGAAGATGGTTACACCCAAATAAAGGTGACCGGTAAAGTACAAACTCCCTGGTTTGGCTCGTCCGTGGGAATGAATATCGCTTGGCGATTCTTGCTTAATCCTCAGGGTAAGATCTTCTTTGTTGCAATTGACTTATTAGCTTCTCCTAAGGAACTGCTCAACTTGATGCGATAG
- a CDS encoding Tab2 family RNA-binding protein, which yields MNQLPPMPLPESLWGEQWCFASVSAGDILEEFGSRSIPFKKIPDSFVPAKLSLAVTVSIPGVIIYGGKQSLRLARWLNENNPVSLNYIPGAPDGLILQSSSTNPWIVATFTDIDVTAAGKVYQQRKKVSGGVHFLLVQPDHSGITFTGFWLLKDI from the coding sequence ATGAATCAGCTACCACCAATGCCATTACCAGAGAGCCTTTGGGGGGAGCAGTGGTGTTTTGCAAGTGTTAGTGCTGGTGATATCCTCGAAGAGTTTGGTAGTCGTTCAATTCCATTTAAGAAAATACCAGACTCCTTTGTACCAGCTAAGCTTAGTTTGGCTGTGACTGTTTCCATACCTGGAGTGATAATTTATGGTGGTAAACAGTCTTTACGTTTAGCAAGATGGTTAAATGAAAATAATCCAGTTAGTTTAAACTATATTCCTGGTGCCCCTGATGGATTGATTTTACAGTCTAGTTCAACGAATCCCTGGATAGTAGCCACTTTTACAGACATTGATGTCACAGCAGCTGGTAAAGTTTATCAACAACGTAAAAAAGTAAGTGGGGGAGTGCATTTTTTATTAGTGCAACCTGACCACTCAGGAATAACTTTCACTGGTTTTTGGTTATTAAAAGACATCTAG